Proteins encoded together in one Triticum dicoccoides isolate Atlit2015 ecotype Zavitan chromosome 7B, WEW_v2.0, whole genome shotgun sequence window:
- the LOC119341908 gene encoding galactan beta-1,4-galactosyltransferase GALS1-like: MRSEPAAAAGGGIAAVPSPALLCSDLKPFLAALTMLTLLAAAWQLRPYHSLLAVPFSLCPDPPPSLPRSLAVSGKASSPSSNASSSPKQGQERPKPDPNRREFRAVGSAAALFVQMGAYRGGPYTFAVVGLASKPVHVYGKPWFRCEWVPNAGATNASASSARPMRAANTYHMLPDWGYGRVYTVVVVNCTFSAAPNADNAGGRLVLNAYYGPSPARYERIEALEEAPGAYDEAAFRPPHRYDYLYCGSSLYGDLSAARVREWMAYHARFFGARSHFVFHDAGGVSPAVRAALEPWVRAGRATLQDVRAQADYDGWYHNQFLVVNDCLHRYRHAARWTFFFDVDEYIFLPDGRTLEGVLAELDPYTQFTIEQNPMSSRLCARGTNDSEADYSKQWGFEKLVFRNSITGVRRDRKYAIQAKNAYATGVHMSENVIGNTTHKTEHLIRYYHYHNTINVPGELCREFVPVPPKGGLTWSEKTPWYYDDSMKRLTNAVREFEKKTIGNVHV, translated from the exons ATGCGGAgcgagccggccgccgccgccggcggcggcattGCGGCTGTTCCGTCCCCCGCTTTGCTCTGCTCCGACCTCAAGCCCTTCCTCGCCGCGCTCACCATGCTCAcgctcctcgccgccgcctggCAGCTCCGCCCCTACCACTCCCTGCTCGCCGTCCCGTTCTCCCTCTGCCCGGACCCGCCCCCCTCGCTGCCGCGCTCGCTCGCCGTCTCCGGCAAGGCGTCCAGCCCCAGCTCCAACGCCTCCTCGTCGCCGAAGCAGGGTCAGGAGCGGCCCAAGCCCGACCCGAACAGGCGGGAGTTCCGCGCGGTGGGCAGCGCGGCGGCGCTGTTCGTGCAGATGGGCGCGTACCGCGGCGGGCCGTACACCTTCGCGGTCGTCGGGCTCGCGTCCAAGCCCGTCCACGTCTACGGCAAGCCCTGGTTCCGCTGCGAGTGGGTGCCCAACGCCGGCGCCACCAACGCCTCCGCCTCGTCGGCGCGGCCGATGCGCGCGGCCAACACGTACCACATGCTCCCGGACTGGGGCTACGGCCGGGTGTACACCGTCGTGGTGGTGAACTGCACCTTCTCGGCGGCGCCCAACGCCGACAATGCCGGGGGCAGGCTGGTGCTCAACGCCTACTACGGGCCGTCGCCGGCGCGGTACGAGCGGATCGAGGCGCTGGAGGAGGCGCCGGGGGCCTACGACGAGGCGGCGTTCCGCCCCCCGCACAGGTACGACTACCTCTACTGCGGCTCGTCCCTGTACGGCGACCTCAGCGCGGCGCGCGTGCGGGAGTGGATGGCCTACCACGCGCGCTTCTTCGGCGCGCGCTCGCACTTCGTGTTCCACGACGCCGGCGGCGTCAGCCCCGCGGTGCGCGCGGCGTTGGAGCCCTGGGTGCGCGCCGGCCGCGCCACGCTGCAGGACGTGCGCGCCCAGGCCGACTACGACGGCTGGTACCACAACCAGTTCCTCGTCGTCAACGACTGCCTCCACCGGTACCGGCACGCCGCCAGGTGGACCTTCTTCTTCGACGTCGACGAGTACATCTTCCTGCCCGACGGCCGGACGCTCGAGGGCGTGCTCGCCGAGCTCGACCCGTACACGCAGTTCACCATCGAGCAGAACCCCATGTCGAGCAGGTTGTGCGCGCGGGGCACCAACGATTCCGAGGCCGACTACTCCAA ACAATGGGGGTTTGAGAAGCTGGTGTTCCGGAATTCGATCACCGGGGTGAGGCGTGACAGGAAGTACGCGATCCAGGCCAAGAACGCATACGCCACGGGCGTGCACATGTCCGAGAACGTTATCGGCAATACCACTCACAAGACGGAGCACCTCATCCGGTACTACCACTACCACAACACCATCAATGTTCCCGGCGAGTTATGCCGTGAGTTTGTGCCGGTGCCGCCGAAAGGTGGCTTGACGTGGTCCGAGAAGACGCCCTGGTACTACGACGACAGCATGAAGCGCCTCACGAACGCGGTGCGGGAGTTCGAGAAGAAAACCATTGGTAATGTGCATGTgtga